A DNA window from Paramormyrops kingsleyae isolate MSU_618 chromosome 10, PKINGS_0.4, whole genome shotgun sequence contains the following coding sequences:
- the ntn5 gene encoding netrin-1 — protein sequence MTLFPRSPPTLSLLFFLFSLFPSSLFSPSLSHSTLRWSSAQDPCYQLDGRPRHCLSEFINAAYSVPVQVSNTLGGPERNVSSLTDLHNPHNLSCWLGEELSGDWTLTVPLGRRFEVTYVSLQFCQQRAPPDSLYISVLKSMDHGRSWRPLQFYSPDCMGSFGLLPRTSALSRHQEMEPFCSDARPLQKQRGGLVLAFSTLDGRPSSSDFDNSPVLQDWVTATDIRVVFHQQAARKVEPSLDEGGVLRWRAGSSPIGRGHGNRAKGGIVNGSTGARLPDFGKKGTSMKMSARDRNDRFDKSWKVSNGRTRQPKDGHNMTQKDESLRRAVALSRKGVAKGKGRGRRRKACAEGRCDWTIEGPERGTTERELRRRRNNRQINGAPRKHWGKDFPSALSLLSRPALSLSDLQVGGRCKCNGHASRCLRDAQGRAVCLCEHHTTGPDCDACEPFYCDRPWQRATPSHPHPCVPCECNGHSSKCRFSMELFQQSGRRSGGICLKCGHHTAGRHCQYCQNGFTRDHSKPLSHRRACQPCQCHPVGAVGQWCNQTSGQCLCRDGVTGLRCNRCAPGYQQGHSPIRPCLRIQELVPTTPVYQPQYRIGEQCGSYCQPSQVKAKMNLETYCLKDYVLKVQVRGMERSGPWWQFSVLVQSVFRLGTARIRRGLQAVWVPDRDLGCGCPALQVGRAFLLVGAEASSHNWGPEERRLVADRSTLALPWREHWNPKLRGFRGQDKRGRCPPRPPRRTTQPPVDHTPPPPTLSPSRQLTHSRNTGAGPATPQVEESDHEAGPSAQTQTPPPQSSYPSELLSPPQHMPPHKSEERGES from the exons ATGACACTCTTTCCCCGCTCCCCTCCTACCCTATCCCTTCTATTCTTCCTCTTCTCCCTCTTCCCTTCCTCCCTGTTCTCGCCTTCCCTATCCCACTCCACGCTGCGCTGGAGTTCTGCCCAGGACCCCTGCTACCAGCTGGACGGGCGTCCGCGGCACTGCCTGTCGGAGTTTATAAATGCCGCTTATAGTGTACCAGTGCAGGTCTCGAATACACTGGGTGGCCCTGAGAGAAATGTCAGTTCACTTACGGACCTCCACAACCCCCACAACCTGAGCTGTTGGCTGGGGGAGGAGCTCAGCGGGGACTGGACCCTGACCGTACCCCTGGGACGACGCTTTGAAGTCACCTACGTCAGCCTGCAGTtctgccagcagagggcgccaccTGACTCTCTCTATATCTCCGTCCTCAAGTCCATGGACCACGGGCGTAGCTGGAGGCCCTTGCAGTTTTACTCCCCCGACTGCATGGGCTCCTTCGGGCTGCTCCCCCGCACCTCGGCCCTCTCACGTCATCAGGAGATGGAGCCCTTTTGTTCGGATGCTCGGCCATTGCAGAAACAGCGAGGGGGGCTGGTGTTAGCTTTTTCTACCCTGGATGGGCGGCCCTCGTCCTCGGATTTCGATAACAGTCCCGTGCTTCAGGATTGGGTAACCGCCACTGACATCAGGGTGGTATTCCACCAACAGGCAGCCAGGAAGGTGGAGCCCTCCCTCGATGAGGGTGGAGTCTTGAGATGGAGGGCTGGGTCTTCTCCAATTGGCCGTGGCCATGGCAATAGGGCAAAAGGTGGGATTGTAAATGGGAGTACGGGGGCGAGGCTGCCAGATTTCGGGAAAAAAGGCACCAGCATGAAAATGTCTGCGAGAGACCGAAATGACAGGTTTGATAAATCCTGGAAAGTGAGTAATGGGAGGACCAGGCAACCTAAAGATGGACACAACATGACCCAGAAAGATGAGTCCCTAAGGCGTGCTGTGGCTCTCTCCAGGAAGGGAGTGGCTAAGGGGAAGGGGCGGGGCCGGAGGAGGAAGGCGTGTGCGGAGGGAAGGTGTGATTGGACGATAGAGGGTCCAGAGAGGGGCACCACAGAACGAGAACTGAGAAGGCGGAGGAATAACAGGCAGATAAACGGGGCGCCACGGAAGCACTGGGGCAAGGACTTCCCGTCGGCCTTGTCGCTGCTCTCCCGGCCCGCCCTGTCACTGTCCGACCTGCAGGTTGGGGGGCGGTGCAAGTGCAATGGCCACGCCTCCCGCTGTCTCCGCGACGCCCAGGGCCGGGCGGTCTGCCTGTGTGAGCACCACACGACTGGGCCCGACTGCGACGCCTGCGAGCCCTTCTACTGCGACCGGCCCTGGCAGCGCGCCACGCCCAGCCACCCGCACCCCTGCGTCc CGTGCGAGTGTAACGGCCACTCCTCAAAGTGCCGGTTCAGCATGGAACTCTTCCAGCAGTCTGGGCGCCGCAGCGGAGGCATCTGCCTGAAGTGCGGGCACCACACCGCCGGACGGCACTGCCAGTACTGCCAGAACGGCTTCACCCGCGACCACAGCAAGCCGCTGAGCCACCGGAGGGCATGCCAAC CTTGCCAGTGCCATCCAGTGGGGGCAGTGGGGCAGTGGTGTAATCAGACATCAGGCCAGTGCCTCTGCCGTGATGGGGTGACTGGCCTGAGGTGCAACCGCTGTGCCCCAGGCTACCAGCAGGGGCACTCTCCTATTCGGCCCTGCCTCC GAATCCAGGAGCTGGTCCCTACGACTCCCGTTTACCAGCCCCAGTACCGCATTG GTGAGCAGTGCGGCTCTTACTGTCAGCCGTCTCAAGTCAAAGCGAAGATGAACCTGGAGACGTACTGTTTGAAAGACTATG TTCTGAAGGTTCAGGTCAGAGGCATGGAGCGATCAGGGCCCTGGTGGCAGTTCTCAGTGCTGGTCCAGTCCGTGTTCCGCCTGGGGACAGCCCGCATACGGCGCGGCCTTCAGGCTGTGTGGGTACCGGACCGAGACCTGGGCTGCGGCTGCCCAGCCCTCCAGGTGGGCAGAGCCTTCCTGCTGGTCGGAGCTGAAGCCAGCAGTCACAACTGGGGACCAGAAGAGCGCCGCCTGGTGGCCGATCGCAGCACGTTGGCCCTGCCTTGGAGGGAACACTGGAATCCCAAGCTGAGGGGCTTCCGGGGGCAGGACAAGAGGGGCCGTTGTCCTCCCAGACCACCGAGAAGAACCACACAGCCTCCCGTGgaccacacccctccccccccaacgcTGTCACCGTCCAGGCAGCTGACCCACTCTCGGAACACTGGCGCTGGGCCAGCGACACCACAGGTGGAGGAATCGGATCACGAGGCAGGGCCCTCGGCTCAgacacagacaccccccccccaaagctcaTATCCCAGCGAGCTCCTGAGCCCTCCACAACACATGCCCCCCCACAAGTCCGAAGAAAGGGGGGAGAGCTGA
- the cnpy4 gene encoding protein canopy 4, producing MMGILLFMLFFAGSFVQADEDERLPNKCEVCKFLTVELQGALDKSGRSKEVLEVGEVLDTGKRKRKIKYNTSETRLTEAMDNICERILQYSVHAERPGSLRYAKGASQTMTTLKNLVNKGVKVELGLPYELWDEPSVEVADMKKQCEIMLEEYEEVVEDWYFHHQGQKLEMFLCGTHVLKDSDQECLKEMWKGDMGTKGSESEEVASEPKVEMHDAGEL from the exons atgatGGGCATTTTATTGTTCATGCTTTTCTTTGCCGGTAGTTTTGTCCAGGCAGATGAAGACGAAAGGTTGCCAAATAAATGTGAAG TATGTAAATTCCTAACGGTGGAGCTTCAGGGAGCCCTGGACAAAAGTGGGAGGTCTAAGGAAGTTTTGGAAGTGGGGGAGGTGTTAGACACTGGTAAACGCAAGCGCAAGATCAAGTACAACACTTC ggAAACGCGACTTACAGAAGCTATGGACAACATCTGTGAAAGAATCCTTCAGTACAGCGTTCATGCAGAGAGACCTGGAAGTCTCCGATatgcaaag GGTGCAAGTCAGACCATGACCACCTTGAAGAACTTGGTGAACAAGGGGGTGAAGGTGGAGCTTGGTTTACCGTATGAGCTGTGGGACGAACCGTCTGTGGAGGTGGCAGATATGAAGAAACAG TGTGAGATCATGCTGGAGGAGTATGAGGAAGTGGTGGAGGACTGGTATTTCCATCACCAGGGGCAGAAGTTGGAGATGTTCCTCTGTGGCACCCATGTACTGAAGGACTCTGACCAGG AATGTCTGAAGGAGATGTGGAAGGGCGATATGGGAACAAAGGGATCGGAGAGCGAGGAGGTTGCTAGTGAGCCGAAAGTGGAGATGCATGATGCCGGAGAACTTTGA